TGAGATTGTTGTATTCCCAGAACATCCTGCTCAGGGGCGCGCCGGCGGCCCTCTCTGTATTTCTCGATATTGATGAGGATGTCGACGAAATTGGCGAGCGCTTTTTGGACGCGCGCATCCCTCTTCATGGGTCGGAGGGCAGGGCTGCCAAAATTTTCCCTGCGAAGGAAGTGGATTTCTGCGGCCGCCTGCGCTCTATGAACAGCGCGGCCAGAGCACGCACGGCTGCAGGGGGATGTGCGGCGGCGAGGAGGACCGTCGTGggattaagaaatattttaattacttgttgGGCTTCTCGCGGGTCCCGTTTAGGATCGCAGGCAGAGACACGCCGCTGACCTTGGTGATCTTGTACTTTATACCCGGCATATCGCCGACGGCCCTTCCCTTCTTCCCAAGGCCCTCTACACACAGACTTCGTCATTTTCCTCGATAACCTTCAGCGCACCGTCCCCAGGGGCAAACGCAAGGAGATTCTTCCCTGTCGCGATGACCTGGATGCGGCATTACTTTACGAATGGCTGAGTTGGGCTGCTTGGCCTCAACACCGATCTTCGCCAGGACAATGCCCTTGGCCTGGGGCTTTCCCCCCATGACATTGTTGGCCACTTTCCCGAGCTGGCGCCTGCGGTAGGCGCCATCCGTGCCTTCTTTTGAGCTGGCTCTTCTTCCGCAGTGTGCAGGCAGCAAAAAGTCCTCGCATACGgggccaaatttttaaaaaattttagtcaGAAAAGACGGCCGCTCAGCCAGCCGGATTGGAGGAGGCCTCTGGGAGGCTTTCCGGGGGGCCCGGATGAGAGGCCCATTGCATGGCCCCCTGCATACCTGGCAGCTGGGGCAGAGGGCTTCTCCAGGCGCCTCCTCGCCGCAGAGGCAGGCCAGGGCACGGGAGGATCGGCGCCGCACCCATCCTCGGCCCATCAGGAGCCCGTGCTGGCGCGCTGCCCAGGACGTCGCAAAATTTTGGAGATAGCGGAAAATTTTTTCCGGCCCTCTCCAATGGATCAAAGCCTCAAAACAACTTTGCTGAGCACACTGAGTGCCGATGCTAACATAAGAAATAACGCAGAGCTGAAGTTGAAGGAGGTCGGCAGAAATCCAGAGATGATGCACATTATACAGTCGGGTCCTCATGACAGACCCCAGCATCCGCGTCAAGCAGGTCGCCTCCATATTCTTCGCGAACGCGGTCAGGCAAAACTGGAAGGCCCCGGAGATGGCGTCCTTCGTTTGCAGGCCATCCGCGACCAGATAATCGCACTGCTCATCCCGAGGACCGCTTCCCGAGACAGTGCTACCTGAATATCCTCCAGTGCATCTTCGACAACTCTGAGCCGCGGACATAGAGGCCCTCGTGAGGAAGCTGCCCTACTTTTTCAACAGCGCGGACAGGTCTGCACATAAGGCGGCGCTGGTTCTCATCGCAGGCCTCCTGAAGTCGGAGGCGCTGCGGTACAACCTGGAGGGCGTGCTCACCATCATCTTCGGCGAGAACGGCGACAGTCCTTCACGCAGCGGTTTTCCGAGGCGCTGGTCCGCAAGGACTGGGAGGTTGCAAAGATCTGCATGAAGATAGTCGCGCGCACATACATGCACTATTCCCTTCCCGGGTATCTCAACACGCTTGCGGTTCTCGAGGGCCTCTATGCGATTTCGCTGAACGTCATGGGCATGGAGAACATCGGGGACGAGATGATGGAGAAGCTGAGGAAGTGGGGCCGCCTTCTTCCTCTTCAAGGACGGCCAACAAAAGCTTCAAGAAGTACTTCAAGAACACGGAGTTTGTCGACTTTGTGCGGCGGGAGGAGACCATCAACCAGCTGCTGAAGGCATTCTGCAGCATAGTAGAGCGATACTCCCAGGGCCAGAAGTTCCATCCGACGACGCTCGTCCACACATGCGACTTCTTTGCGCTGCTGGCCCAGACCAAGACGACGAAGCCGATCATCAAGAACTGCTTCTCCGTCCTCCTGAACAACTTCATCCTGCCGTCGCAGAGCTTTGACTCTGAGCTTAAGGAGGACGTTCGAGTGCGAACGCAGAGCACTATCTCATGGCGCGCTACAACTATGTCTCCCTCGGACCTCCGCTCGAGCACTGCGTCCTTCTTTGGCCGACATCATCCACATCGACAAGGAATGTCAAGGCCGAGGTGATTGGGAGCCTCGTCGCGTTCCTGGACAGGCGCGACGCGCCCCAAACTACGAGGCATACCGGTATGGCGTCATCGGGCTGCTGGCCACGGAGCAAAAGGGGGTTGCCAGGCTTCTGGGCCCGAGAACTTCCGGAGGCTGCTGGCCAACCAGATATTCCCAGATCTGAAACTCGCCGCACATCTTCCTGGTTTCCCAGGCCCTGTACTTTCTGGCCATGGCCGACGAGAATCCCCTCGACTCTGCAGCCTCGCTGGGCGCGCTCGGGAAGGTGCTGGAGCTGATGAACTCGGACCCGGAGGTGCTGCCCGTGGAGGCCACGCTTGCGATGAACTTCTTTCATGGGCAAGGAGGGCCTCGAGGAGGCGGTCTCAGGGCTCATACCGATGCTTTTCGAGAAGGTCATTGTGTTCTCCAAGCAGCACCTTCTGGAGTCGCTGAACACGCTGATGGACGCCATAATAGAGAACTACACGGATGTGGGTGGCGGGCTTTGCGCCGCAGTTCGCAGAGTCGATTTGCAGCAACATCCCTTGAGCACATCGACCGAAACGAGGAGTCGCGGATATCCATCCACGGTGTCGGAAGGCTCATTTCGACGCTGGACAAGCTGGTGGTGAATGCAGACGGCCAGATTGGGATTATAGAGCGGGTCTACCAGTCGGCCTACAAGGTTGTCTACACCATATTTTACAGGAAGATGGAGGACTTCTACCAGGAGACCTTCGACCTGATGAACAGCTTTTTGTACACTCTCAGGCGCGTCGATGCAGATCTGCTGCGCATATTTACGCTCTGCCTGTCCATCGAGCGCGATGATCTTTCCTACTATCCCCGCGAGATAAACGACTTCATCGACAACTTCCTGAGCTACGGCAAGGGCAGCATTTATCAGCAACGAGACGCTCGAGAAGATTATACGGGTGCATAGACCTGTTCATCCCCCTCGGTCGCACCCGAGGACGACATCTACGACGAGGACTTCGAGGCAGGATGCCAGATCTCCGACAGTCTGATGATCAATGCAGGCAGTGCGGTGCACGCCCTGAACCCCCGCATTATCCCGTGCATTGTGCACAAAGATCGTGGTGAACTACGAGAGGGCGTGCGACAGCGCGTCTCTGGACGTCCTGGGGGCTGGAGACCATCATGAACTGCTTTAATGGTTGCGCCGCAGGTGGTGCTGGACTCTCTCGGCGCCTTCCTCCCGACGTTCTTTTCCGAGGACCATCTCCAAGCACGCCAAGTTTGTGCGGGTCCACGACAAAAAGGTGTTCATCCTGTTTGTCGGCCACACTGTTCACGATCACCCCTCCTGTGTGCGGCGGTCAACTTTGAGGGGCTGACTGAGGCGTTTGTCGCGACGCTGTGCTCGCTGCCTGAGGCCATCAAGAGAAGCGCAATAAGTTGAAGCTGAAGGAGGAGGAGGCCGAGCCCagcggtgaggagggggaggcGGCACAGCCTCGGATGACGAGTACGGCTATGAGGACGAGGACGACTATGACGCGCTGACCGAGGGACATATGGTTTGAGACCGATCTCGACAAGCTTGATGCCTATGAGTATGTCAGGGCGCTGCTTGCTGCGCCCGTGCCCAAAAGCATCGGCGAGGTTGCTATATCCAAGATGACGCAGTCCCAGGTTATGAAGATTCCGCGAGGTGCTCAGCGTGCAGCACGAACTacagaagtaataaaattatcaatccaacGTACATCTCAGCCTCCTGCAACAGGCTCAGGCCCCGGGACTCTGTGCTGCTATTTATTTCGGGCCGCTCTCGCCGACCCGCCGACGGCACTCTTATTAGGCGCAGTCCGCCATAATCCTGTTGCGAGGCACGCGCTGCTCGAAATGGGCTCTGCTGCAGGTGATCGGCATCAGCATGGCACGGCCCAGTCatcatttttattaagttaatttatttgtcTAATAGATTAGTGTGGACAGCAGCCTTTTCCTGCCGCACAGCCTCCTTGTAGAAGGCAGTAAAATGCCCGTCGGCGCGGTACAGCTCGTCGAACCTGCCCTGCTCCTCGAGCGTGTTGCCTGCAAAGAACATTATGCGGTCAAAGTGGTGGAGCAGGCTGACATTGTGTATGATCATAAACACGGTCTTGCTGGCCATTCTTCTCGACGACCGACTTTAACCAGCTTCCTCTCTGAGGTGGCGTCCATGTTGGAGGTGGCCTCGTCAAATATAAAAATGGGCGCATTTTTTAATTGACAGAACCGCATAAGAAAGCTGATCTTTCATGTCTCTTCTGCCCGCCGCTGAGATTCCTGCCGCGCTCGCCCGACCGGGGCATCGTATCCGACCTTCTTGAATGTGTCGTGCAGTTTGTGTAGTTTACAGTGTTTCTATGAGCTTTTTAGTCCGCCTTCTCCTCGCTCCGCAGAGTAAGATTCTCCAGAACGGTCCCGTCAAACAGGCAGGAGTTCTGCGGAATGTAGCTTATTAGGTCCCTGATGGACCGCTTGGTGAGGCGCCTGTACTCCATGCCGTCGATAAATACCGACCCCCTGGTAGTCGTCATAGAGCCCCAGCAGGATCTTCACAAAGGTGGACTTGCCTGCTTCCGTTCTCACCCCCGTAATGGCTATCTTGTCCCCGCGGTTCGCAACGTAGTTTACGCCCCTGAAAACCGTCTTTTCTCCATAGCCAAAGGACAGGTCGCGAATCTCGATGCTCTTCTCAAACCTCGATATCGCCAGCCGCGTCCTCGTTTCTCGTCCTTCTTCGCAGTCCTCGATGGCACTCTGGTCCAGATTCGTAAAGTGC
Above is a window of Homalodisca vitripennis isolate AUS2020 unplaced genomic scaffold, UT_GWSS_2.1 ScUCBcl_5639;HRSCAF=12456, whole genome shotgun sequence DNA encoding:
- the LOC124373465 gene encoding LOW QUALITY PROTEIN: 40S ribosomal protein S23-like (The sequence of the model RefSeq protein was modified relative to this genomic sequence to represent the inferred CDS: deleted 4 bases in 3 codons) codes for the protein MRGLFAACTLRKKSQLKRRHDGAYRRRQLGKVANNVMGGKPQAKGIVLAKIGVEAKQPNSAIRKVCRIQVIATGKNLLAFAPGDGALKVIEENDEVCVEGLGKKGRAVGDMPGIKYKITKVSGVSLPAILNGTREKPNK